One Pantanalinema sp. genomic window, ACGGACGACTCGTCCCACTCCCAGCTCGCCCTGGAGCGCGCCGCGCAGTTCGCCGCCGGCAACGCCGCCGAGGTGACCGTCCTGACCGTCTCGTACCTGGTCAACCTCGCCTCCTTCGGCGGGCTCGGCTACGCCCCCGAGGCGACCTACGAGGTCCCCAGCACGGAGGACGCCAAGGCTATCCTCGCGAAGGCCGCCGCCTTCATGAAGGAGAAGGGCGTCGAGCCCCGCACGGTTCACCGGATCGGCGCCCCTTCCGACATGATCCTCGATGAGGCCGAGAAGCTCAAGGCCGACCTGATCATCGTGGGCTCGCACGGCCGGACGGGACTCCAGCGCTTCCTGCTCGGGAGCGTCTCGAGCGCGATCGTCAGCCATGCCGCCTGCTCGGTGCTGGTCGTCAAGGCCCCCTCGTACCAGGGTGAGCGCACGGAAGGCGCGCAGGCCGCCACGGCCGACCGAGCCTAAGACCGAGAAGGCCTCGCCGCCCTCCATGCCGCGGGGCGGAAGGATCCTGGATCCTTCCGCCCCGCGGATCATGATCCCCCTGCTGCTCAGGGCGTGGCGAAGAACGCGTCGAAGAAGCGGTTCAGCGAGTGGAGATCCGCCTTCGAGGAAAGCTCGAAGGTGCCGTGCATGGCGAGCAGCGGCGCCCCCACGTCCACGACATCCATGTTCAGCTCCTGAAGCTGGGCGCCGATGGTGGCGCCGCCCCCGCCGTCGACCTTGTAGGCGTAGGTCTGCCAGGGGATGCGCTGGTCGCCCAGCGTCCGGCGCAGGCGCGCGCGCAGGGCCGGCGAGGCGTCGAAGCCCGGCTTCATGGTCTTGAGGGTGAAGCCCTGGCCCATCCGGGCCGTGTTGTGGGGATCCTCGGTGGAGGGGAAGTTGGGGTTGATGGCCTGCGACACGTCCGCCGACAGCGCCTCCGAGTTCTCGAGCAGCGTCGAGAGGTACTCGCTCGACGCCTCGCGCCCGAGCTCGCGCCCCGCGAAGCGCTCCAGCGCCGAGACGAAGAAGCGGCTGCGAACGCCGGTGGTGTTGGTGTTGCCGACCTCCTCGTGGTCCACCAGGTAGACGATCGAGGTGTACTCGGGGGTGGCCTTCAGGTTCTGAAGGGCGTTGAGCCCGATGAAAGAGCAGAGGGCGTCATCCTGGCCGTACGAGCCGATGAGCATGCGATCGAGGCCCACCTCGCGCGGCTCCTGCGCCGGCACCAGGGCGAGCTCCGAGGAGATGAAGTCCTCCTCCTCCAGGCCGTAGCGCCTGTTCAGCTCGGCCATCACGGCCTTCTTGAGATCGCCGCTCCCGTCCGGCAGCGAGGCCGCGATGGTGCTCAGCTCCTCGCCCTTGAACACGTCCTCCGCGCTGCGGCCGCGGAACTCCTTGTCCACGTGCGGCGCAAGATCCGGCAGGATGAAGACCGGATCGCCCGGCTGCATGCCGACCGAGACATCCACCAGCTTGCCGTCCTTGCGGGCGACCTGGCCGACGAGGGCCAGCGGCAGGTTGGACCACTGGTAGCGCTTGATGCCGCCGTAGGGCTGGGTCTTGAGCATGCCGAAGCCCTCGACCGACTTGAGGGGCTTGAGGCGCAGATCCAGGCGCGGCGAGTCCAGGTGGGCCCCGATCAGGCGCACCCCTTCCTTGAGGGGCTTCTTGCCGACCACCACGGCCATGAGGGCGCGATCGCGGTTGACCAGGACGTACTTCGCCCCGGGCTGCCAGCCCGAAGACGCCCCGAAGGGCTTGAAGCCGCCCTTGGCGAGCTGCGCGGTCAGGTAGCGGGCCCGCTGGAGAGGGATCTTGGCGTCCTTCAAAAAGCGCATGTAGTCCCGCGCCAGCTCGTCGGTCGCGCGGCGCTCCGCGTCACTCATCTTGAGCCAGGTCGCCGCGGGCGGGGTTGCCGCTTGCTGGGCGAAGGCGGGTGCGGCGCTTCCGACGATGAGGAGCGTCGCCATGAGGCGGGGCAGGATGCGGGTTCGAGTCATTGAAACACGGCCTCTGGGCAATAGGGACGGCAACAAGGGGTGTTATACCTTGCCGAGAAACAGAAGCCAAGCGCCACCGCCCGCCCTGAGCGTCGCAAATGCAAGGCGTGCCATCGCTCGACAAGGCCAGGGAAGAACCGCTACGATGTGGCGCGAACAAGACAACCGCATGTCACGAACAGGATTCACCATGGCCCTCGACTTGAACACCCAGGTCCCCCGCAGCCCCTTCGAAACCCTCGAGGGCTACGCCTGGCTCCCGCGCCTGATCGACAAGGCCCGCGCCTTCTACGCGGGCACCCATGGGGACTACACGCCCTATCCCTGCCCGGGCGATCGCCAGTTCCTCTCTTACTTCGGCCTCGATGCCGGATCACTCGGCGACCTCATCAAGAGCGGCGCGAGCGACGAGGCGATCGCCGACCGGGTGAAGCGCACCGCCAAGCGCACCGCCGCCGAGACCAAGGCCTTTGGCGACGCGTTCCTCGTCCCCTCGCCCAACCCCCTGCTGCGCTTCGCGCTCGGCCTGTTCATCAAGCGGAGCATCGCCAGGGTCAAGAAGGCCCGGCCGGGCACCGACGCAAGCGGCATCGACACCATGGCCAAGGTCCTGTGCCTCGAAGAGGGCCACCCCATTCCACGCGCCTAGACCGGTGAAGGGGGGGCGCGTGAAGAGTGGTTCCCCCAGGCACATCGGTCACTTTCGCCGATGATCCGGCCGCGAGCGCCACGCTAGGATCCTCCCGGTTCGAAAGGAGGGATCGCGTGGCGCAGATCAATTCCCCCATCAAGGAGCAAGCCGTTCAGGGCGTGGCCGTCGAGATCCAGAGCGCGCTGGTCGAGATGATCGACCTGTCGCTTCTGGGCAAGCAGGCCCACTGGAACCTGTTCGGTCCCCACTTCCTCTCGCTGCACCAGCAGCTCGACACGCTCGTCGACTCGTTCCGCTCGATCTCGGACGAGCTGGCCGAGCGCTGCGTGACGATCGGAGTCAGCCCCGACGGGCTCGCCAAGACGGTCGCGAGCCACAGCAAGCTGGCTCCCTTTCCGCCGGGACGGATCCCCGACGACCAGGTGGTCGAGCTGATGTGCGACCGGCTGGGGACGGTGATCCAGCGGCAGCGCGAGCGACTCGAGAAGCTCGAGCACGCGGATCCCGTCACCCACGACCTCTTCATCAAGAGCCTCGAGACCCTCGAGAAGCACCACTGGATGCTGCGCTCCCAGAAGGCTTGACGCCACGAGCAAGGGCCCGCGCTTGTTTGACAAGCGCGGGCCCTTCTCTTATTGTTATTGCAGATATGTTGCACCACACCCCCCTCCTTCAACGCCCCCTCAGGCTGGCCCTTCTCTTGGCCATGGCCTGGCTCCTGGGGCTGTCCGGGGGGTTCCACTCGCACGCGGCTCCCCAGGCTCCTCACCGCGCGGGGATCGTCTCCGAGCAGGCCACGGGGACCGTCGCGACGGCCGCCCCGCGCGCCGAGGAGCACTGCGCCCTCTGCGACTGGAAGGCGAGCACCCCCTACGCGCCGGTGACCGGCACCTGGCCGGGAGTGGCCATGGTGGTCTCGAGCGATCGCATCCTCGCGCCGGTCCGCGCGCCCCCGAGCCTCGCTCCCGAACGCTTCCAAAGCCGCGCCCCACCGCGCTTCCTCTCGATCGCCTTCAACGCTTAACGTTCGAAGGTCGAGCCGCCATGCGCGCTCGATCCGAAAGAGGAACCGCATGAACTTCGAGTCACGCCACCTGACGGCGCTGGGCTTGGCCGTCGGGCTGTTGGCCGCCGCCACGCCCGCCCGGGCCCAGGCCGAGGCCCCCGTCGACGGCCAGGACGCCGCCGACATCCTGAACGCCCTGACGCTCGACGCCCCCGCCCCGCAAGCCTCCGCGGCAGGGCCCCGGGGGCCCCAGAGCATGAACCCCGATCTCAGCTTCATCCTGGACGGGGCCCTCGCGGGCTTCAGCCAGGCCCCCGACCAGCGCGGCGGCCACGACCCCGCCAAGAACGGCTTCAACCTCCAGCAGCTGGAGCTGAGCGTCAAGTCGGTGGTCGATCCCTTCTGGCGCTTCGACGCCAACCTGGTCTTCAGCCAGTTCGGGGTCGAGGTCGAGGAGGCCTACGCCACCTCGCTGGCACTGCCGAGCGATCTGCAGCTTCGCGCGGGCCAGTTCCTGACCCGCTTCGGGCGCCTCAACCCCACCCACCCCCACAGCTGGGAGTTCGTCGATCAGCCCCTGGTGCTCGGCAAGTTCTTCGGCGGCGAAGGCAACCGGGGGCTTGGCACCGAGCTCTCATGGCTCTCGCCCTTGCCCTGGTACCTGGAGGTCGTGGGCTCGGCCACCGAGGCCGGCGGCGCCTCCACCGCGCGATCCTTCTTCGGAGCCCAGGACCTGGGCGTGCAGGGGCCGCTCGATCTCCAGGTCACCGGCGCCATCAAGCAGTTCTTCCCCCTGAGCGACGCCTGGTCCCTCTCCTGGGGCCTCTCGGGGGCCACGGGCCCCAACAGCAGCGGCCGCGCCAACCGCAGCGACCTCTACGGCACCGACCTGTACCTCAAGTACCGGAGCGTGGCGGGCGCGGACCCCACCGTCATCGGGCTGACGTGCGAGGCCCTCGCCCGCAACCGCCAGGTGCCGGGGGCGGTGCTGAGCGACGCGGGCGGCTACGCCTCGGCCTTCTGGAAGTTCGACCCCAGCTGGGCGATCGCCGCGCGCTACGAGTCCGTCACGGGGACGGCCAACGATCCGCTGGATCCCGAGTGGACCGGCACCAGGCAGCGCGCGAGCGCCAACCTCACCTACTGGCCCAGCGAGTTCTCGCGCATCCGGCTGCAGGGCAGCGCGGACCTGCGACGCTGGGTGAGCGAGCCGACCTATGCCGCCATGCTCGCCTTCGAGACCGTCATCGGGGCGCACGGCGCCCACGCCTTCTAAAAGGAGACCCCTTCATGCGCAAATGGATTTCCGGCCTCCTGCTCGGCGGCCTCGTCACCCTGTTCCCGCTCTCGGCCGAGGCCAAGGTCAAGGTGGTCGCGACCCTGCCCACCCTGGCTGCGATCGCCCGCGAGGTCGGCGGCGACGCCGTCGAGGTGACCTCGCTGGCGGGCCCCAACCAGGACGCCCACTTCGTCGACGCGCGCCCCAACCTGGCCCTTGCGCTCAACAAGGCCGACGTGCTGATGGTCAACGGCCTCGAGCTCGAGGCCGGCTGGTTGCCCGTGCTGCTCACGGGCTCGCGCAACAGCCGGATCCAGCCCGGCGCCGCCGGCTACCTCGACGCCTCGAGCCTGGTGCCCCTCAAGCAGATTCCCCAGCAGAAGATCGACCGCGGCATGGGCGACATCCACCCCGGCGGCAACCCCCACTACCTGACGGACCCGCGCAACGGCGGTCGCGTGGCCGTGGGGATCGCCGCCAAGCTCGCGAGCCTCGATCCCGCGAACGCGGCGGGCTTCAAGCGCCGAGCGAACGCCCTCAAGGCGGACGCCGAGGCCATCGCGAGCAGCCAGAGCAAGCGATTCGCCGACCTGCAGGTCGTCGAGCGGCACGTGGTGACCTACCACAACTCGTGGATCTACTTCCTCGACTGGCTGAACCTGATCGCCATCGGCACCATCGAGCCCAAGCCCGGCATCTCGCCCGATCCCGGGCATGTCGCCTGGCTGCTCGGCCACATGCGCAAGGTCCACGCCGACGTGATCATGCAAGAGGCGTACTACCCGACCCGCATCGGCAGCCTGCTCGCGAGCAAGGCCCAGGCGACGCTCGTCGTTCTGCCCGGCGGCGCCGACTTCGCCGGGGGCCAGTCCTACCTCGACTACGTCAAGGAGCTTACCGACAAGACCTACGCCGGCGTCGTGAAGGACACCGGCCGATGAGAGGGCCGCTCCTCGGCCTGCTCGCCCTGGTCGCGGCGGGCTGCGCCTGGCAAGCGGGCACGGGCTTCGGCACCCTGCTCCCCGCGGCGGTCTCGGCCGGCTTCGGCCCGAGCGCGAGCCGCCTGGATGCCCAGGGCTGGCTGAAAACCGACAACAGCATGCGCGTCAAGGTGGACGCCCTGACCCTCAAGGTCCGCGCCCTCTCGTTCTCCACCACCACGGCGGGCTCGGGCGCCGGCGGCACCTTCGACCCCGCCAACCCGCCCAGCGGCTACAGCCTCTGCCACAACGGCCACTGCCACCGCAGCGACGGCGCCCTGGTGGCCTACGAGGACATCCAGGCGGAGATGAACGGGGGAAAGGCCGGCGAGACGACCGTGCTGAGCCTCCCCGGCGCCGCAGAGATCGGCCTGCTCGCGGGCACCGCCTCGGTGCCGCTCGGCGCCGCCACCCCGAGCGCCATGCTGGCGAAGGGCACCTGGACCCGGGCGGTCCTCGAGATCGAGCGCCTGGAAGCCAGCGGCAGCGTGCTGGATCCCACCAGCGAGGCTCGCCTCGCCGGGCAGACCCGCACCTGGTCCTTCAAGCTCGTCCCCTCGCCGATGAGCAAGCGAATCTCGGTCGCCATCGACCGCTCCCAGCCCGACCGGGTGCGGATCGAGGGCCTGCTCGGCGTCAGCGAGACGATCATGGACCGGCTGGACTGGAAGGCCCTCGCCCAGAGCCCCGGCACCCTCGATCTAACGGCCGACGCCACCGCGAGCGCTCAGCTCGCCGAGAACTTCGCGCAGAGCGCCTTCGACCTCGACGTGACGCGCTAGGCGCCGCCTTATTAGGAGAATCCCCATGATCAAGCTCAAGCATCGCTTCGCGCCCCTGGCGGCCATCGCCCTCGCGCTCGGCCTCCACGCCGCGGGCTGCGCCCCCGAGAACACCGTCATCCCGAGCGAAAGGCCCACCCTGCCCCCCGCCACCGACACGCACGACGACGCGGGCGCCGAGGCCATCGCGCACATGGCCGAAGGCCCCGCCGCCCCGGTGACGGCCGTCGCGTTCGACGCGATGACGGGCGTTCCCCTGGTGGGCAGCGACCACAAGCGCTACGACATCGCGCTGGTCGCGAGCGACAGCCAGAACGTGGGCAAGGTCAAGCTCGACAGCGCCACAGCGCTCGACTACACCTTCTTCCTCAACGCCGACGTGGCGCTCGCCATCAAGGACGCGGCGGGCGAAGCCGTCGCGATCGAGCGGACGCTCGGCCCCATCGCGAGCAGCTCGATCGCGCAGCATTGCGTGGCGGAGCTCGGCGTGGGCCGCTACTTCCTCTACCTCGGCCCCACCCGGGAGTCCTCTTTGAGCCTCGTCGTCGAGGGCGGCGCGCACGACCATGAGCACTAGTCCGATGGCCCCCGTCGTCGAGGCGAACGGCCTCGTGGTCGGCTACCAGGGCAAGGCCGTGCTGCCGCCCCTCTCCTTCGCCATCCGCCCCGGCGAGCTCTGGGTGCTCGCCGGGCGCAACGGCTCCGGCAAGTCGACGCTGCTCAAGACCATCCTTGGGCTGCTTTCGCCGGTGGGCGGCGAGCTCGTGCACGCTCCGACGGCGAGCATCGCCTACCTGCCCCAGCGCCAGGCCCTGGACCCCATCGTGCCCATGCGCGCGCGCGACATCGTCGCCGAAGGGGTCGAGTCGGGCTGGAGCTTCCTCAGGCCGCTTCTGAACAGGGGCGAGAAGGAGCGGGTGCGCGAGGCCATGGCCTTCACGAGCACCGAGGCCCTCGCCGAGCGCAACTTCGCCGAGCTCTCCGAGGGCCAGAAGCAGCGGGTTCTGCTCGCGCGTGCGCTCGCCGCCCGCCCGCAGCTCATGCTGCTCGACGAGCCGACCTCGGCCATGGACCTGACCGCCGAGCAAGAAGCGATCGCGCTGCTCGACCG contains:
- a CDS encoding metal ABC transporter substrate-binding protein; this translates as MRKWISGLLLGGLVTLFPLSAEAKVKVVATLPTLAAIAREVGGDAVEVTSLAGPNQDAHFVDARPNLALALNKADVLMVNGLELEAGWLPVLLTGSRNSRIQPGAAGYLDASSLVPLKQIPQQKIDRGMGDIHPGGNPHYLTDPRNGGRVAVGIAAKLASLDPANAAGFKRRANALKADAEAIASSQSKRFADLQVVERHVVTYHNSWIYFLDWLNLIAIGTIEPKPGISPDPGHVAWLLGHMRKVHADVIMQEAYYPTRIGSLLASKAQATLVVLPGGADFAGGQSYLDYVKELTDKTYAGVVKDTGR
- a CDS encoding DNA starvation/stationary phase protection protein; translation: MAQINSPIKEQAVQGVAVEIQSALVEMIDLSLLGKQAHWNLFGPHFLSLHQQLDTLVDSFRSISDELAERCVTIGVSPDGLAKTVASHSKLAPFPPGRIPDDQVVELMCDRLGTVIQRQRERLEKLEHADPVTHDLFIKSLETLEKHHWMLRSQKA
- a CDS encoding universal stress protein — its product is TDDSSHSQLALERAAQFAAGNAAEVTVLTVSYLVNLASFGGLGYAPEATYEVPSTEDAKAILAKAAAFMKEKGVEPRTVHRIGAPSDMILDEAEKLKADLIIVGSHGRTGLQRFLLGSVSSAIVSHAACSVLVVKAPSYQGERTEGAQAATADRA
- a CDS encoding metal ABC transporter ATP-binding protein, which codes for MSTSPMAPVVEANGLVVGYQGKAVLPPLSFAIRPGELWVLAGRNGSGKSTLLKTILGLLSPVGGELVHAPTASIAYLPQRQALDPIVPMRARDIVAEGVESGWSFLRPLLNRGEKERVREAMAFTSTEALAERNFAELSEGQKQRVLLARALAARPQLMLLDEPTSAMDLTAEQEAIALLDRLRKQLNTAVLLVSHHLPAAVKAADRVLFVDAEHQKALVGPVATVAADPTFRRQFAGLTGELKPLESIANEDRPAHA
- a CDS encoding DUF5069 domain-containing protein, with translation MALDLNTQVPRSPFETLEGYAWLPRLIDKARAFYAGTHGDYTPYPCPGDRQFLSYFGLDAGSLGDLIKSGASDEAIADRVKRTAKRTAAETKAFGDAFLVPSPNPLLRFALGLFIKRSIARVKKARPGTDASGIDTMAKVLCLEEGHPIPRA